The Bacteriovorax sp. PP10 nucleotide sequence AATAAATTTTTAATAATTAGATAAAAAGTTAGATAGATTGTCTATAGATACTTAAACGTGCCAGCAGACTTGTGGTAGCAATAGAGCGTTATAAAGTTTTTGTAGTGACACCGTTCTAGAGTCAGTATGATTAACCCATGAATTCCAACTCAAAGCTTAAAGATATCTTAAAAGAAGAACCTCTCCCTATTGCACTGGGAGCAGGTTTTTTTGGTTTCTTTGCTCACCTTGGTTTCATCGAAGCATTGAAACAAGAGGGAATTGAATTCTCTATGATCTCAGGCTCCAGCGCGGGTGCATTAGTTGGCGCCATACTTGGTTCAAATATTTCAACACCCGATGCTCTAAAATTACTCGCTGAAGTTCCGGTAAAAGATGTTTGGGATCCAGGATTTGGACTGGGTTATCTTAAATGGAAGAACGTAGAGAATATTCTCAGAGCTAATCTTCATCCAAGACTCGAAGAGCTGAGTCTTAACATTGCTGTATCAACATTCGAAGTTGGTACATTTAAGACCAAAATTTTTACTGAAGGCGAAACAGCTCCTATCGTCCGCGCTTCTTGCACTCCACCTTTTTTAGTTCACCCTGCAAAGATCAATGGTAAAAGGTATTTTGATGGAGGCATTTTTGATAAGCCTGGCATCATGGGAATCCCAAAAGAGAAGCGCTCCG carries:
- a CDS encoding patatin-like phospholipase family protein, whose translation is MNSNSKLKDILKEEPLPIALGAGFFGFFAHLGFIEALKQEGIEFSMISGSSAGALVGAILGSNISTPDALKLLAEVPVKDVWDPGFGLGYLKWKNVENILRANLHPRLEELSLNIAVSTFEVGTFKTKIFTEGETAPIVRASCTPPFLVHPAKINGKRYFDGGIFDKPGIMGIPKEKRSVSHFLMSHLRDRNWDFSHNLKKRRPNQLMICFSDLIAVKPSNLSVGYEAFARCFENTIRLLNTDISDLKNHKSFYGDLKEFTNSI